GCAATAAATGGGACACGAGCTGCGATCCCCGCTCTGTGCGTTGTGCTCGTTCCATCAGGGCATCTCAAAGATGTTCCTGGggcttttttaaatgcttttatggAAATACACCCTTGGACAGACAAACACCAGCTCGTCCTTTCACCTGCTTGATATTCATCCACTTCCCAGCTTTGGGAAGAGCGGAGCACTTGTAAAACTCCTTAATCACGAAACCTTAATCCTCCACCTTTTCCCCTTTCTATTTTTAATCCCCCCTACATCTCacgtatttttttccccttctacccaaaaataagacagggcctTATATTCATTTTTACTCCAAAAGATgcgttagggcttattttcaggggatgtcttGTTTTTCCGTGAACAgcaatctacatttattcttgaacaaaaacCCAACGTTTATTCAAATATAGTCGTGCCATCACATTCTGGAACATCACTGTAACTCTCCAAACCctttctgtcctgctgcattctattgcCAAACCATTTTACGTTTTACGTGTTGCCTGGCCGCTAtttaattgactttttaaaatgaaccgtaactagggcttatttttagagtagggcttatatttggaGCAGCCTTAAAaagcctgaaaaatcatgctggggcttattttgggggtagggcttattttgggggtagggcttattttgggggtagggcttatttttggagtagggcttattttgggggaaTCACGGTAATTAAAGCTTGCCCAGGCAATATCTGCAACTCATCGTGCCTTAGAAATCATTCCAGCTGGCCGTGTGACGTTCATCCCCTGCCAGCGCATAAGAAAGGAGGCTTTGATTGTATTTTATCACCAAAAGCCTGTAAGAATCAGCGCAAAACTGGCGTGCGCGCCTCCTCGTGAGTGCTGAGTCACCAGCATGCAGCTGCAACCAGAGATATTTTACCTCGCTGCTGACATGCTTGGAATTAAAACATCCCAACTCCAGCCCGAGAGGTTCATTAAAAATGGATGAAGAAGGGGTTTCTAATAATCTGGACCCCGGGCAGTTTTCACGCAGAGATGTGAAGCGCCTGGCCCTGTTTGGTTGTTCTGATTAAAGGAGAAAAGAATTAAATGATGGAAAAAAGAGGCGAGATGCTCAAGTCCACAGGAGAAGGGGTTTTATCCAGGTAGCAACCTGAATTGATGTTAATTCTGAACTAATAACCTCCTCCAGATGGGGGAGAATGAACCAGTGGGTTTAAACTGGTGGGTTAATCTCTCCAGTGAAGTTTATCGGGGTTTATTTTGGGGAGGGGGATTTCTGCATccatggggggaccccaggagggATTTTGTAGATGGAGGGGGGTTCTCGCTCGCCCTAAGCCGGGTTTATTTCCAGCCACCAAGTCGCAGGCGGAGGAGACGCCGCAGCTGATGCGGACGCGGAGCGACGTGGGGGTTCGGCGGCGCGGCAGCTCCCGCACCCCCGGCGAGCAGCGCCGCATCCGCCGCCACCGCTTCTCCATCAACGGCCACTTCTACAACCACAAGGTGAGCCCCAAGCCCCCCCAAACCGCTCCCCACGGATGGGCGTTTACATGGATTCACGTGGACTTTGCGCCCTGTAGACGTCGGTGTTCACGCCGGCGTACGGCTCCGTCACCAACGTGCGGATCAACAGCACCATGACGACCCCCCAGGTCCTCAAACTGCTGCTCAATAAATTCAAGGTACGGTAAATATCCCCCTCTCTGGGTTGCCCTTTTATATCCTTGGGATATTTGAGAAAATACAACacaatctttctttttctctagaAATAGTATCCCCAGCTTACCATTACTTAAAGGTTACTTAAAGCCATTGCCATATATTTTTGGTTACCAAAGGGTTGCTTACAGCCATTTCCAATCTATTTTTTACTACTAAAGGGTTACTTACAGCCATTTCCAATCTATTTTTGCTACTAAAGGGTTACTTAGAGCCATGACCAATCTATTTTTTGTTATTAAAGGATTACTTAGAGCCATTTCCAATACATTTTTTGCTACTTAAAGCCATttagcatttagatgaggttcttagggacatggtttagtgctacatttagtttatggttggactccatggtcctgagggtctcttccaactgaagtgattctatgcTTCATTTCCAATGTATTTTCTGTTACTTAAAGCTGCTTCCAATATACTTTTTGTTACTCAAAGCCATTTCCAATCTATTTTTTGTTACTAAAGGATTACTTAGAACCATTTCCAATATGTTTTTTGTTACTAAATGGTTACTTACAGCCATTTCCAATATATTTTTTGCAGCTAAAGGGTTACTTAGAGCCATTTCCAATATACTTTTTGTTACTTAAAACCATTtagtgtttagacaaggttcttggggacatggtttaatacTAGGTTTAGTACTAAATCTAAgagatcctgaggatctcttccaactgaaatgattctgtgactcattTCCAATATATTTTCTGTTACTTAAAGCCATTCCAATATTCCAATATATTTTTTGCTACTTAAAGCCACTTCCAATGTATAAAATACAACAGTGGAGCGAAATAACAGGGTTTTTTAATTACTGGGAAAGCCGAGGGTAGAAACATGGATGTTTAATAGCGATTTATGTCTCGGTTCAGATTGAAAACTCGGCGGAGGAGTTTGCGCTCTACATCGTCCACACCAGCGGAGGTGAGGCTGTGAAACAATGGAAtctggcacagctggtgggttggatatggcacagctggtgggatggtTATGGCACAGCTGGTGGGTTGGTTACGGCACAGCTGGTGGGTAGGTTATGGCACAGCTGGTGGGTTGGTTGTGGCACAGCTGGCGGGTTGGTTATGGCACAGCTGGCGGGTTGGTTGTGGCACAGCTGGCGGGTTGGTTGTGGCACAGCTGGTGGGTTGGTTAGGGCACAGCTGGCGGGTTGGTTATGGCACAGCTGGTGGGTTGGATACAGCACAGCTGGCGTGTTGGTTACGGCACAGCTGGCGTGTTGTTTACGGCACAGCTGGTGGGTTGGTTATGGCACAGCTGGTGGGTTGGATACAGCACAGCTGGCGTGTTGTTTACGGCACAGCTGGTGGGTTGGTTATGGCACAGCTGGTGGGTTGGATATGGCACAGCTGGCGGGTTGGATATGGCACAGCTGGCGGGTTGGTTACGGAACAGCCGGCGGGTTGGTTATGGCACAGCTGGCGGGTTGGATACAGCACAGCTGGCGGGTTGGATACAGCACAGCTGGCCGGTTGATTATGGCACAGCTGGTGGGTTGGATATGGCACAGCTGGTGGGTTGGATATGGCACGGCTGGCGGGTTGGTTACGTAACAGCTGGCGGGTTGTTTACGGAACAGCTGGTGGGTTGGATATGGCACAGCTGGCGGGTTGGATATGGAACAGCTGGTGGGTTGGATATGGCACAGCTGGCGGGTTGGTTACAGCACAGCCGGCGGGTTGGATACGGCACAACCCAGTTGTTCCCGAGCCGAATGCCGATGTTTTTGGCatctgcagagaagcagaagcTGCGAGCCAGCGATTACCCCCTGATCGCCCGCATCCTGCAAGGCCCCTGCGAGCAGGTCTCCAAGGTTTTCCTCATGGAGAAGGACCAGGTGGAAGAAATCACCTACGACGTGAGTCCAGCGCCGCGGGATGCTCGCGGCTTTGGGATGCAGGGGGACGTCTCCatgctggggatgcagggattgctttgtttttctcGTGGGGGAAACCTTATTTTTGTGCTCAAAGAGCATCTTTAAGCTGCAACCGAGAGCAAACGCCGCCCAGCCCTATTTCACCATCCCGAAGCTGATTGCGGAGCAGAGCGATCGCTGCGCATCTTTTGGCATCGTGGGTGTGTTTTGCTGCCATCTGCTGGCTCCCTCCTACCCCAGCCCAGCTTTGCTTTTTAATCCGAGCACAGACGAGGTGTTCTCAGGGTCTGTTTGGTGCTCGGTGACGCATCGGGGCGCTCTGCATGAAGGAGCCAAGTCTTGCAGTgggtaaaatgtaaaataatcctTTGGTGACTTTTTTCCCCATAATTAGCGCTCGTTTGCTGCTGTTCGTGCCGTGcgaatgtgttttcttttagggTTTTTTGCAAAAGTTGGGGGGGATTATTGATTTTCCTGGTTATATCTGGGGAGAGGATGCTGTGAACTCACCTTCAGCCTCATGGGATCAGTGCATCACCCTCTTCATCGCCCTCTTCATCATTTCTCTTCCACCCAGGTCGCTCAGTACATCAAATTCGAGATGCCCGTCCTCAGGAGCTTCATCCAgaagctggaggaagaggaggatcgCGAAGTGAAGAAGCTAATGCGCAAGTACGGCGGGTTTGGCGGCATCGGGGTGGAGATGCCGAGAGTTAAGGACATGTTTGTGGGGTTATTTTGCTGCCGAAAACTCATTTGCGCAGCCTCGCATCCCCAATACATGCGGGGGGTTTGCATTATGCCAGTTTTCTTGGCAATTTGGGTTCATAGCCCAGCTTGATGCTGCAAAACATCCAATTTTCCGTGTTCTTTGCCTCTCCAGATACTCCGTTCTCCGGCTGATGATCGAGCAGAGGCTGGAGGAGATTTCCGAAGGTCCCACAGCGATGTGAAACGTTTCGTGGGCTCTGGGTTACGTCGCGCAAAGAGCCGTTTTCCCGGAGGATGCACCGGATTGAGCCCCAAACCCTCATCATTCCCGGAGTCCATCGGGATCGCTCCGGCTTGGAGCCTTCGGCATCCTCCCGCGTCTTCATCCTCGCAGCATCCTCGGGGGCTCCTTTGCTGCAAATGGGGTTTTCCCCCATTAGACTTTGGCCGGTGGAAACTTTGGCCAAAACCTCAAAAGGAAATAACAGGGGctgcaaaaagcaaaaatataggGAATCCAGGAGCCAAGTGAGGGCTGCGAGTGTTTGAGAACGAGAATTTAGGCTCAGGTTGAAGATGGTGCCGCACGTGGCTCTTGGTGAAGGACCCGCCGCTCGGTGGCAAGAGAGCACAAAtaattcctcttttctttttaaaagaagcaCATTTCTATTGCAATAATTCGCAGGTAACGGGAAGCTTTTGTAAATTAAAAGGGTCTGCTgagaattggggtttttttaacatatttgctGCCGGTAGCAAACATGGGGACTGACAACCGCATTTACAGTGGGGGTGTGAATCGCTTTTCTCCGCCTTGTTCCCTTAACCTGCATCTGGTTGCagagccccctctccccccctttctAATTTGCACTAATTGTAGggatttttttaagagaaaccATGATGTCAAACCTCCCTGGTAGCCGTAACATGCCAAATAGCACCGACACATGGTCCTGGCCAAACCAGGACCACGACCGGCTCCGTTATCACCATCACACCTGGATAAACCTCTTTCCTCGCGGGCTAAACCAGCAATATCACTTTTATACCTCGATGTGAACTAAAAGTCCTTTTCCCTCCGTTTTTTGCGATGtatctttctaattttttttaatttcaatggtACCTTTTCCACCTTTAACACGTTAGGGAGAGTGTTGTACAGCGGGAAGAGCTTTTTATGTATTTGAAGGATGACTCTGGTTGATtaacaaggaaacaaaatatgTAGCAATTTAATACAGAGTGAAAACACCGGAGTTAGagcctgttttctttaaaataaagcagTTTGCGGACAGAAATGCTGCTGAAATGGGCTTTGTGTGAGGGAGAGGAGTAAAATCCACCCGCATCCCAGCAGCAAAGTTTCCCAAGCAGAAAAGCTCCTGTCCTGCAGGTTTGGAGAATCAACTTTAAATCACTGCAGGGCTCTTGGGGAATATTGGGCTGTTGTCGGGTTTATCCAGCCCTAAGAGACTATTTACCCCTACAAAACACGGTCAGCGGGCTCCATCTTTGGATATTTCCCTTCCAGAAGGTAAAACTCACCTCTAGAAGGAAACCTCGGCATTGCTGGAAAAATCGAATGAAATAggacaagggcaagtgcagagtcttgaatgtgggcaggaacaaccccaggttccagtgtaagttggggaatgagctattagagagcagggtaggggaaagggacctgggggtcctggggacagcagggtgaccatgagccagcactgggcccttgtggccaggaaggccaatggtacctggggtgggttagaagggggtggtcagtaggtcagagaggttctcctgcccctctgctctgccctggggagaccacacctggaatattgtgtccagctgtggcccctcagctccagaaggacagggaactgctgcagagagtccagcgcagggcaaccaagatgctgaagggagtggagcatctcccgtgtgaggaaaggctgagggagctggggctctggagctggagaagaggagactgaggggggactcattcatggttacagagatctaaaggggcagtgtcaggaggatggagccaggctcttctgggtgacaaccagggacaggacaaggggcaatgggtgcaaactggaacacaggaggttccacttaaatttgagaagaaacttgtttggggtgagggtgtcagagcctggcccaggctgcccagggaggttgtggagtctccttctctgcagacattcaaacccgcctggacaccttcctgtggaacctcagctgggtgttcctgctccatggggggattgcactggatgagctttccagggcccttcaacccctcacattctgggatcctgtgattgtGTGTGCTCAGTATTTAAACCTGAGCTCCCTGCATCCCCAAGTTTATCCCCAACCGCACTTTGTTTTCTCCCCGCGTTTTCCAGCCCGTTTATCCCTCCCCGCGCAGGAGGGGACACGGGTGACGTTGGTTCCGCTCATCGAAGCTTTATCCTCCGGAAAAAGTGCGAGTTGAGTCAAGCCCACAGGCGCAGGCAGGAGGAGGCATCACCAACTGCACGGGTAAGGGCACAGAGTTGGGGAGAAAAAGCTAAAAACTGGGTAAATTAGCAAGCTGGAAAATCCTGGGGTTTGGCACAAACCGGAGCTGGAGGTTGGGATGGGGAAAACAACCAGGGGAGGCAACACCTGCCCCGTTTTCCCCAGGTTGTGATCCATAAACTGCCAGGgaaataaaaaggggaaaaaataggaaaggaaaaataatcccAGTGTCTTAATTTTTCTGGGGTTTGCCGCCCGGATTTGGGGCGTTTCTAATGTGGATGCAGCTGGAAGTGGGATGTGCTTCTCCAAGCTTAAACTAAACTGTTATTTGGAGGAATAGGGCAGAGAAACAAGACAAATTAAATTAATCAAGccctattatttttaattttgaagcACTGGGTTTTGAAGGGGGTGGGTCAGGCCTGGCACCTTCCAGCGGGGCCGCTTGGGTGGAAACGCTGACACAGGGATGCTGTGGCCAGGGGGGCTCTGCTCTTTCAAAAGGCTTTTGTCAACAACGGCTCCTGCTAttttggggctggttttggggcCGCGATGGCTCAGCAGCTTCGGTACAATGAGGTTGTTTGCTCAGGGGCTGCAGGGCGGGGGATGAGGGGGAACCGCATCGCGATGCTTTGCGGCGGGGTGGAAAAATGAACGTACGAGTTTGCTGGGGAAGTTGGGAGCGTTTGGATCACACATAAATGATATGTAGTAAAAGGCGTAtaggtgaggttctcagggacatggggcagtgtcagCGTTGGGGTAATGCTTGGACGCGGTGAGCTTGagaggcttttccaaccaaaatgattctatgattgaatATGGTGGATATATTTGATATATTGAATTATTAACTTTATTCAGTGTAGGTTGGCCTAAACGTAAGGCATGGAGCTCACTCTCCCTCCTTGTGCCCCTTTGGCAGGTCAACAGGATGAGGCCCCGCGACGCCTGGTGCTGGGCGGCCATGCTGCTCCTCGCCCTCTTCAGCGATGGCGCCGGCGGCCGCCGCGGCGCCGGTGGAAGAACCGGGGGCCGAGGAGGTGTCGGCGGCACCGGGGGCCTCCGCGGGGGCTTTCGGGCCATGTCCCGCAGCGCTGGCCCCCCGGGCCGCAGCTCCAAGGTGGCGGGGGCCATCGCGGCCGGCGCCGCCGCGGGGTACGGCATGGGGCTCTTGGGGCGCCCGCGGCCGTCCCGCTTGGGTCACGGTGTCCCTGTGGCGCGGCAGCCCCCGCCGGCGGGTGGTTTCCATGCCCCAAGTTGGCCGGACATGAGTGGCAAGCGGGGACCCCCCAGCCGAGCCACCAGGGACGGGCGCAATGGTTTCAGCCCCGCTTTGCTGCTGGCACCCGCCGTCTGCTTCGTCACCCACGGGCTGCAGCGCTGAGCGCCGGGAGGGGACCACGGGTGACCCCCTGGCCGACTGAGCCCACCGGGGTTTCTTGGTGAATGACTTTCCTGGGAGATTAGATGTGGCTTGGGGAGGTGGAAGAGACGCTCCgccgctgcctcagtttccccccggACCTGGGCACCCATCGCCATGGTCACCCGGACCCTGCAAACCCCATCTGCGAGAGCACGAACACCAGAAATCCAGCCCTGCGAGGACGTGTGGGGATTTGCACCCGGATTGACGCTTGGCTCTGGTTTCCCGTTGTGTGGCTTTACCGAAAAAATGCTCCTTTCCGCCCAAAAAAGAGCGTTGGGACtccatgggggatgggggggatgcgGGGCTTGAAAATGGACCCCTCCACCTTGCAATAAAGTTTGGCCTTGAGACACCCTCTTGTTTTTGAACCAGATCCAGCGTGTTTAGCACTGGTAGCAACGCAAGGAAGAGCCGTATCGTCAAGGGACGCTGCGAGGGGTGAGCGTGATGCTTGGGGACAAACCTGCCCTGTCCCATCCATCTGGCTTTGAAATGGGCAAAAAACCCCAATCTTCAGCATCCTcaacccaaaacacccccagctGTTTAACTGACCCTCCCTCAAGTGCTTTATATTTGGCAGAGAGGAGGCAAATCCTCTTTGGGAAGAGTGGCGGAGCTTTGGGGAGGGATTTATTCCCCTCTATCATCTGCATTTTTGTCTCTAGTCGCCTCTTTGGGTGGTTAAACCTTCCCTAAAACCCAGTTTAGCTGCAGCAGCTCAAGCATTGCTGCGGGCGAAGAAGATAAGAAGGCACCAAGTGAAATATTTGGGATCCCCATGGGCAGCCGCAATCAGTGTCCTCCAGTGGTCAAGTCCCTCCCTCACTGGGGCATTTATGAGCCTGGACGTTTGCGAGTGGGTCATCTCCTCTTAGAACCAGTGTTTTGGGGGGTATTAATATCCTTATAgtctccccagcagagctgttgggTTGGGTCTCAGCTCTTTTGAGAGGTTAAATGAGCCCTGGGTGATGTACGTTGATTTTCCGGGTTCTTTTACACTAATTATTTCCATTCTACAGAAGTTATTTGGCTCCTGAGGGATTTAATAGGTATTGGAGCAGGTGGGGGTGGGATGGCCCTGAGGTCCATGCTCTTACAACCATCCAAATTGCTCAGattaattaatattatttacgTAATCTATCTGACAATCTCTCCACTGGCATAGGGGCAGCTTTTAGGCTGAACAAATCCAGCGAACCCTATCATGCAGCAATTTTATTCCTTAAAATCTGCTTGTTTAAAATAAACCCAGCAGAAACTTGAGCCACAGCTCAAATCCGCATTTTTCCAACATATATTTTGCATCCAGATGTATATTTTATCTTACATTTTGATGTCTGGATGCTGTCAAGAGCACCTTCCATTCACAGCCCTGATTTGCAGCCTGTGGGATGATCGCACACTTCCCAAATTCCccaatttttcttgttttcccccTCCCCTTGTTGTGCAAATACGGGGATACGCTCCGACCCACCCCCCAATTTAACTTCCAGCCCTTGCGCTGCAGGAAAAGGCCTTAAAAGTGATTAACGTCCTCATTAATCACCTTGTGCTGGGAGTTTTGGGGTTGTATGTTAAGATGGGGAGATGCTGAGATGTTTTTCTAGGTGAGAATTTGGAAGCAAAATCGAGGCGTTTTCACCCATTTTGCTCCAAAACAGCAACCGAGCCAGCGCAAAGCTCAGCCTAATTTTGGAGGCTTCTTTGTGAGGCTCGGCTTTGCAAAACCATCCCCGGGGTTGATCCTGGCTGGATTCAGACAGGAGATGGTGCTGTTTGCTCAGCAATGCGACTCCTCTCATCCAAACCCAATAAAACAGGTGAGTTTTGGGTACTCATTTGCATTTTAAGCCTCCAAATGAGACTATTTCTCCTCCACCTCTCTGCAAACTGTCCAGCTCTGGGATGCAAAGCGCCACAGGATGCGGGATTTGAAGGGGAATATagaaaaacaccccccaaaatgaCTGTATTTGTACTTTGGGGTGTATTTATCATCAGCTTGGTAAATCAGGAATGTTTCCCATCCTCACCTCACCTACCCACACTGCAGGATTTGGGTTATTTAGCTAATTAAGCAATTAATTTCTCTAGTGAAATGGATCACTCCAAGGGGGTTCTTGGATCCAGTTGTCCCGAAGGACACAAGGGCTCAAGCTGTGTCCTCACGTCCTGCTCGAGCGTTCCCAGAGCCAGAAAAGCTCCAAAATTCCCCCCCCAGCAGTGAGAAAATTACCCCCAAAATCACCATAAACCCCAATTATTCACACACGGCCATGTGCTGGGTAAAAAGATGGGTGCAAAGCAGGGAAATTGAGGATTTTTGGGCTTATCTGAGCATTGCTGATATTGGGGTGCCCTCTGCGTGTGGGGCTGGAGCGGCTGCCCCGTGTTGGGGTGAAATGTGGGaagatgggggtttgggggctaaAAATTGGCATCTTTGTATTGCTGGCTGCTGAGGTCAAACCCTTTTCAGTGGAACTTACCATGTAGGTGCTTATCTTGGAAAATAGGGGGTTTCCTTGCTTGAAATCACTCTTGTTTTAGCTTGAAAAAGAATCTTAATTAATACAAAGTGGTGTATAAACCTCCCCAATAACCTCACGGGGGGGGATTTATTCCCCAAATCCTCCTTTCCATCACCATTCTGTAAATCAGTTTTGCACAGGGAAGATATAAAGAGTCCAATTTGGGGTTTTACTTGGAACATCATTTAAATAAGCAAATTCTTTAGCATCTTTGTGGGAAAAGGGTTTGCAGCGCAATAAATTGCATCCTACAAAGGCGCAAACCAAACAGGTCCAAGGCTTGATCTTGAGCTTAAAATTAAAGCAGCGTCCAGCTGAAAGGTTCAAATTCTTCCATCTTTTTAATTGTGATTTTTAACTGTTGCTATAGGTTAAGATGCTTAATGGTGATGGTGGTTTAGGTACTTGGGGAGATTTGGAATTATGGCACCTTTAGGTTGGGCTTGGGGCTTCACGTGGAGTTAATCGGGCTTAACGCCACCGGAACAGCAAATGTAAAAACTCTTCTATTAGGCAGAAAATAGAGTAAATAGAAGGTATTATAAATTAATAATTAGAAATGAGCGTTGACTTCCTATGGGGAGGAGAAATCCCTGGCCCCAACCAGCATGTTGGCTTGATTAGGAAGTATTTGTTGGGTGGTAGCGGTCGCATTAATGGGAGGAGAAAAGGTTAACTGAAAATGTGGGTTTTAGGCCAAATTTAGTGCTGAAAGAGAACAAAGGCGCCCACAGGCCGgggaggaagggacagagagggCAAAAAATGCGGCTTCTGTCTATGGGGACCAGCGAGAGCTGTTTGCACAAAGGAAACTGATGTGTCTTGGCTTGATCCGTTTTAATTTGTACCCGACGTCGAACACTTAGAAAAGTACCAGAACGGCAAATGTAGTGCATGCACCGTTTACGGATTTACAAAAAACATTCGCGTATCACAAAGTACGGGTTACCTCAAAGCCCTGCTTTTCGGGTGAGTATCCTGAAAGGTTTATTTTCcttatattttatacatatatatatatagatagatctCTTCACGTAGCTTACAACGATACGAAAAATCATTTAGGACGGTGTCATTCAGTGCCTTGCAAGAAAAAATATACACGAGAGATATTAAATAGAACTTGGGGGCGACCGGTTCGACAAGCGCAGCTTCACAGGGGCTCCAGGTTCTGCACAACCCGGCGTCGGCCCAAACACGAGAAGCAAGAATTCACCCGCTGCTTCTACAAATTACTTGCAAAAGgtgattattatatttttaagcaTCTCTCATCCATCAGGCTTGATTTTCCTGATGCTGTTTGCCGTGGATTTAGCTGGATTTAGTCTCTTGCGACGTTCTGAGCATCCTTTGAGCTGCATCTTAACGTCCTTTAGGTCAAAGTGCCGAAGTTTGAGCGCGACTTGCCATCCATAGCACATCCAAAATAGCTTTTTCTCGGGCCGTAACACACCAAGCGTTACCGTTTTGGGGCTTTTTCGACCGTTCAGCAGCACTTTTTGCCTTTAGGTTAAGAAAGGCAGGGAGGCTGAACTGAAAGCAAAGCG
This DNA window, taken from Patagioenas fasciata isolate bPatFas1 chromosome 26, bPatFas1.hap1, whole genome shotgun sequence, encodes the following:
- the RASSF2 gene encoding ras association domain-containing protein 2 isoform X1, giving the protein MDYGCEYLVPCGKDKFIAKNELLLHLKTYNIYYEGQNLQLRHREWFVSWLISCPSFAQEEGELIVEGLLNISWGLRRPIRLQMQDDNQRIRPPPSSSSWHSGCNLGAHGSVLKPSTLPDIQVTDADAPNADTATKSQAEETPQLMRTRSDVGVRRRGSSRTPGEQRRIRRHRFSINGHFYNHKTSVFTPAYGSVTNVRINSTMTTPQVLKLLLNKFKIENSAEEFALYIVHTSGEKQKLRASDYPLIARILQGPCEQVSKVFLMEKDQVEEITYDVAQYIKFEMPVLRSFIQKLEEEEDREVKKLMRKYSVLRLMIEQRLEEISEGPTAM
- the RASSF2 gene encoding ras association domain-containing protein 2 isoform X2, with product MDYGCEYLVPCGKDKFIAKNELLLHLKTYNIYYEGQNLQLRHREEEGELIVEGLLNISWGLRRPIRLQMQDDNQRIRPPPSSSSWHSGCNLGAHGSVLKPSTLPDIQVTDADAPNADTATKSQAEETPQLMRTRSDVGVRRRGSSRTPGEQRRIRRHRFSINGHFYNHKTSVFTPAYGSVTNVRINSTMTTPQVLKLLLNKFKIENSAEEFALYIVHTSGEKQKLRASDYPLIARILQGPCEQVSKVFLMEKDQVEEITYDVAQYIKFEMPVLRSFIQKLEEEEDREVKKLMRKYSVLRLMIEQRLEEISEGPTAM